GCCCGATGCCCGATCGTCGCCAGCAGGAGCCGGGCGGATGGAACCGGATCGTTCTACAGGTGGCTGATCTGCCCTCGCGGATCTCGGAGCTCGAGGCGAAGGGGCTGCGGTTCCGGAACGCGATGGAGTCCGGACCGGGCGGCAAGCAGATCCAGATCGAGGATCCGGACGGCAATCCGATCGAGCTGTTCGAGCCGGCGCAGCGATAGCGCCGCTCGCGCAGCACGACCTGGATCAAGGTCGTGCTGAAGGCCGCGTAGCGCCAGACGCGCGAAGTGCGTGCGCCGCGACGAGCGGTCGAAGCGCGAGTTGACCCTTGCGTGCGAGGTTGATCGCCTCTCCCAGGATGCGCAGCGCTTCCTGCGGCGCGTGAAAACCGGTCGAGTTCTCCGCCTCGACGAAGTCGAGATAGAACTGCGCATGCCTCTGGTAACGCTCGGCCTCCTGATACGCGGCGCCGGTGTCGGCTGCGGAGCGCGCGGACTTCATGTCGGCGATCAGATCCATGAGCGCGTCCATGGCCTGGTTGCGCATGTCGAAGACGCGCTGCTGATTGCCCTCGGCCCTTGCCTTGAGCTCCTCCTCCGACCATTTGTGGCAGGTCTGG
This window of the Candidatus Eisenbacteria bacterium genome carries:
- a CDS encoding VOC family protein, giving the protein MSTTPSSRIESPVIGLWGVRYQVKDVRRSVEFYTQQLGFKLDLQNPPAFAQVSIAGLKLILSGPGASGSRPMPDRRQQEPGGWNRIVLQVADLPSRISELEAKGLRFRNAMESGPGGKQIQIEDPDGNPIELFEPAQR